The uncultured Desulfatiglans sp. DNA window TCCTTGATATTGGCCAAACCGGGACCCGCCCCGCAGGGGTGGGACTGAGCACGCGCAGCGTGTAAAGAAAAATCCTCATTTCCGGATTGGAAACCAGGTTTTATCGGAAATGGTCTTTTTGGCCAATCTCGGCGTCAATCTGCACGTTTGCTTGTGCGGCGGCCTCCAGGCCGCCTCCGCGCAAAGGCTTGATTTCCTTGATATTGGCCAAACCGGGACCCGCCCCGCAGGGGTGGGACTGAGCACACGCAGCGTGTAAAGAAAAATCCTCATTTTCGGATTGGAAACCGGCTGGTACCGGGACATCGTTTCCGGATGGACACCATCTGAATATTCCCTGGAGGCTTTCCTATCTCATGACCGAACAGAAGATCGTCACCCGTTTCCCCCCGAGCCCCACCGGTTATCTGCACATCGGCGGCGCCCGGACAGCCCTCTTCAACTGGCTCTTCGCCCGCCGGCACGGCGGGACGTTCATCCTGCGGATCGAAGACACCGACCAGGCGCGATCCACGGACGAGGCCGCACAGGCGATCATCGAATCCATGGAGTGGCTGGGGCTCGACTGGGATGCCGGCCCCTATTTCCAGTCCCGGCGCTATGACCTGTACAACCGCGCCATCGATCAACTGCTCGCCGAGGGCAAGGCCTACCACTGCCACTGCTCCCCCGAGCTCCTGGAAGAAAAGCGCAGCGCCGCCAAGGCCAAGGGCCTCAAACCCAAATATGACGGCACCTGCCGCGATCTCGGGCTCGGACCGGCCCCGGGCTCCGTCGTCAGGCTCAAGTGCCCCACCACAGGGACTACGCATTTCGACGATCTCATCAAGGGGCCGATCCGCATCTCGAACGAGGAACTGGACGACCTCATCCTGCGCCGCTCCGACGGCAGCCCGACCTATCACATGGCGGTGGTGGCCGACGACATCGACCTCGGAATCACCCATGTGATCCGCGGCGACGACCACGTGAACAACACCCCCCGTCAGATCCAGATCTACAACGCCCTCGGGGTACCCACGCCCTACTACGCCCACGTCCCCATGATCCTCGGCCCCGACAAGACCCGCCTCAGCAAACGCCACGGCGCCATGTCGGTCCTCGCCTACCGCGACATGGGCTATCTGCCGCATGCACTTCTGAACGCCCTCGTCCGCCTGGGCTGGTCCCACGGCGACCAGGAGAAATTCACGCGGGAAGAACTCATCGAAACATTCTCGCTCGAAAACGTCGGCAAGTCCGCCGGCGTCTTCAATCTCGAAAAACTCATCGACCTGAATGCACAGTACATCCGCGAAACGTCCGACCAGGACCTGTCCGGACTGCTCGCCCCCTTTCTGGACGCCATCGGCATCCGGGATGTACCGGCCCGACAGCTCGAGGCGGCGGTCGCCACCCTCAAACCACGCTGCAGAACCCTGGTCGAGATGGCTGAGGCCGCCCGGATGTATTTCGATGAAGCGCTGGCCTATGAAGAGAAGGGGGACAAGAAATTCCTGGTCCCCGAGGTCCTGCCCCATCTCGAGGACCTCGCGCGGAGGCTGAAAGTCATGGAGACCTTCACGGAGGCCGCCTTGGAGGACGTGTTCAGGGCCTACCTCGAGGAGCGCGGCATCAAGCTGAAGGAAGTCGCCCAGCCGCTCCGGCTGGCCCTGACCGGCCGAACGGCCAGCCCGGGCCTGTTCGAAGTGATGGCGGTCCTCGGCCGGGACGAGGTGCTGCGGCGGATCGACCGCGTCCTGCGGCATATCGAGGCCAAGCGGTAGGGCGGCTTCAGCGTCCGAAGATGTACTTGGCGATGACGCGGCGCTGGATCTCGGAGGTCCCCTCGTAGATCGTCAGGACCCGCGCGTCGCGGTAGTAGCGCTCCACCGGGAAGTCTTTCATGTACCCGTACCCGCCGTGGACCTGGATGGCCTTGTAGGCGGCACGGTTGGCCATTTCCGAGGCGTAGAGCTTGGCCATGGAGGCCGCCGCACCGAAGTTCTCACCCCGGTCCCGCATGGCGGCGGCGTTGAAGGTGAGCAGCCGCGCAGCCTCGATCTCGAGCGCCATATCGGCGATCATCCAGCGGATCCCCTGGAACTGCGAGATGCTCTTGTTGAACTGGACCCGCTCCCGGGCATAGCTCACGCTGGCCTCGAGGCAGGCCTGAGCGACCCCGACCGACTGTGAGGCGATCCCGATCCGGCCGCCGTCGAGAGACGCCATGGCGATCAGGAACCCGTCCCCTTCCTGGCCGAGGAGGTTCCCGGCCGGCACGCGGCACTCATCGAAGATCAGCTCCACGGTGTCCGAGGCCCTGAGGCCCATCTTCTCCTCTTCCTTCCCGACCGAAAAGCCCGGGGTCCCCTTTTCGACCACGAAGGCGCTGATCCCGCGGTGGCGCTTGCTCTTGTCGGTGTAAGCGGTCACCACCGTGACATCCGAGTTCTTGCCCGTGCTGATGAAGATCTTGTTCCCGGTGATAACATAGCTGTCCCCGTCCCGTACGGCCTTCGTGTGCTGATTCGCCGGGTCGGATCCCGCCGAAGGCTCCGTCAGGGCGAAC harbors:
- the gltX gene encoding glutamyl-tRNA synthetase (Evidence 2a : Function from experimental evidences in other organisms; PubMedId : 14764088, 2201777, 3015933, 4912521; Product type e : enzyme) — encoded protein: MTEQKIVTRFPPSPTGYLHIGGARTALFNWLFARRHGGTFILRIEDTDQARSTDEAAQAIIESMEWLGLDWDAGPYFQSRRYDLYNRAIDQLLAEGKAYHCHCSPELLEEKRSAAKAKGLKPKYDGTCRDLGLGPAPGSVVRLKCPTTGTTHFDDLIKGPIRISNEELDDLILRRSDGSPTYHMAVVADDIDLGITHVIRGDDHVNNTPRQIQIYNALGVPTPYYAHVPMILGPDKTRLSKRHGAMSVLAYRDMGYLPHALLNALVRLGWSHGDQEKFTREELIETFSLENVGKSAGVFNLEKLIDLNAQYIRETSDQDLSGLLAPFLDAIGIRDVPARQLEAAVATLKPRCRTLVEMAEAARMYFDEALAYEEKGDKKFLVPEVLPHLEDLARRLKVMETFTEAALEDVFRAYLEERGIKLKEVAQPLRLALTGRTASPGLFEVMAVLGRDEVLRRIDRVLRHIEAKR
- the mmgC gene encoding Acyl-CoA dehydrogenase codes for the protein MGYQLTEEQRMIQAMVRDFAREELLPTAAERDRTCEFPRENLRKMGELGLMGMNVPAEYGGAGADTVSYSAAMQEVAYACAATAVIMSVHNSVACGPIYLFGSDSLKETYLKPLAAGRKIGSFALTEPSAGSDPANQHTKAVRDGDSYVITGNKIFISTGKNSDVTVVTAYTDKSKRHRGISAFVVEKGTPGFSVGKEEEKMGLRASDTVELIFDECRVPAGNLLGQEGDGFLIAMASLDGGRIGIASQSVGVAQACLEASVSYARERVQFNKSISQFQGIRWMIADMALEIEAARLLTFNAAAMRDRGENFGAAASMAKLYASEMANRAAYKAIQVHGGYGYMKDFPVERYYRDARVLTIYEGTSEIQRRVIAKYIFGR
- a CDS encoding hypothetical protein (Evidence 5 : Unknown function) encodes the protein MVFLANLGVNLHVCLCGGLQAASAQRLDFLDIGQTGTRPAGVGLSTRSV